In the Rhizobium sp. CB3090 genome, one interval contains:
- the ubiG gene encoding bifunctional 2-polyprenyl-6-hydroxyphenol methylase/3-demethylubiquinol 3-O-methyltransferase UbiG, with amino-acid sequence MTKAAKSTIDQSEVDRFSAMATEWWSPTGKFKPLHKFNPVRLAYIRDHACRNFGHDPKSGRPLEGLRVLDIGCGGGLLSEPVARMGASVVGADPSEKNIGIASTHAKASGVPVDYRAVTAEQLAEAGETFDIVLNMEVVEHVADVEFFLSTCAKMVRPGGLMFVATINRTMKAAALAIFAAENVLRWLPRGTHQYEKLVRPEEIEKPLAANGLDIIARTGVFYSPLQDRWNLSKDMDVNYMLLAKRAE; translated from the coding sequence ATGACCAAAGCGGCGAAAAGCACGATCGACCAGAGCGAAGTGGATCGCTTTTCCGCGATGGCTACGGAATGGTGGAGCCCGACCGGCAAATTCAAGCCGTTGCATAAGTTCAATCCGGTGCGGCTCGCCTATATTCGTGACCATGCCTGCAGGAATTTCGGCCACGACCCGAAGAGCGGCCGGCCGCTAGAGGGGCTGCGCGTGCTCGATATCGGCTGTGGCGGCGGATTGCTGTCGGAGCCGGTGGCGCGCATGGGTGCCTCGGTCGTCGGCGCCGATCCTTCCGAAAAGAACATCGGCATTGCCTCGACCCATGCGAAAGCCTCCGGCGTTCCCGTCGACTACCGAGCCGTCACCGCCGAGCAACTGGCTGAGGCCGGCGAGACTTTCGATATCGTTTTGAATATGGAAGTGGTGGAACACGTTGCCGATGTCGAATTTTTCCTTTCGACCTGCGCTAAGATGGTGCGCCCCGGCGGCCTGATGTTCGTCGCCACCATCAATCGGACCATGAAAGCCGCGGCACTCGCCATCTTCGCCGCCGAAAACGTCCTGCGGTGGCTGCCACGCGGCACGCATCAATATGAAAAGCTTGTCCGCCCGGAAGAGATCGAAAAGCCACTTGCCGCAAACGGCCTAGACATCATCGCCCGCACCGGCGTCTTCTATTCGCCGCTGCAGGACCGATGGAACCTGTCGAAGGACATGGACGTGAACTATATGCTGCTGGCAAAGCGGGCGGAATGA
- a CDS encoding type II toxin-antitoxin system RelE/ParE family toxin, whose protein sequence is MSSRPHGDYLIFYRIKESVVEVLRVLRGARDYERVLFPES, encoded by the coding sequence GTGTCGTCGCGTCCACATGGCGACTACTTGATCTTCTACCGAATCAAAGAATCGGTCGTAGAAGTATTGCGTGTTTTGCGCGGCGCTCGGGACTACGAGCGCGTGTTGTTTCCGGAAAGTTAA
- a CDS encoding DUF3291 domain-containing protein, whose translation MPSGKHLAMYNFGLHVAPYGSPAVEGFRLREAANFEAAARAHGFIGRSGYDGDPGPASWGKQVFPRFIDGSGFATAPSSLSLWTDIESLMAFSYSGVHADALKHARHWNVKQRWPALVLWWMDGGVIPEWKDGAKRLERLHDEGPSAAAFSFKQPYGADGNMTVIDRERVKRLTAENAEGQSDLLTHVLKLRVRASQAE comes from the coding sequence ATGCCCAGCGGCAAGCATCTGGCAATGTATAATTTCGGGCTGCATGTCGCGCCTTACGGCAGCCCCGCGGTCGAAGGTTTTCGCTTGCGGGAAGCGGCAAATTTCGAGGCAGCCGCCCGCGCCCACGGCTTCATCGGCCGCTCCGGCTACGATGGCGACCCGGGACCGGCAAGTTGGGGCAAGCAGGTTTTTCCGCGATTCATCGACGGTAGCGGCTTTGCGACGGCGCCGTCTTCGCTGTCTCTTTGGACCGATATCGAATCCCTCATGGCCTTCAGCTATAGCGGCGTTCACGCCGATGCGCTGAAGCATGCGCGGCACTGGAACGTGAAACAACGTTGGCCGGCGCTGGTTCTGTGGTGGATGGATGGCGGTGTCATTCCGGAATGGAAAGACGGTGCCAAGCGGCTGGAGCGGCTTCACGATGAAGGGCCGAGCGCGGCGGCGTTTTCGTTCAAGCAGCCGTATGGCGCTGACGGGAATATGACAGTGATTGACCGTGAGCGGGTGAAACGGCTAACCGCTGAGAACGCTGAAGGTCAAAGCGATTTGTTGACGCATGTTTTAAAGCTGAGGGTTCGAGCCTCGCAAGCTGAGTGA
- a CDS encoding DUF1178 family protein yields MIRYSLRCDSAHEFEGWFSESADFDRQVASGFLTCPVCNSGAISKLLMAPSVSTGRKKEELQTLAMDIARKEALTKLKEAVDAIKANTEDVGTKFPEEARKIHYGEADARGIIGKATPDEAQALVEEGIEIAAIPVLPDDIN; encoded by the coding sequence TTGATCCGCTATTCGCTGAGATGTGACAGTGCCCATGAGTTCGAGGGCTGGTTTTCGGAAAGCGCCGATTTCGACCGGCAGGTCGCAAGCGGTTTCCTGACCTGCCCCGTCTGCAATTCGGGTGCGATCTCGAAACTCCTGATGGCGCCGTCGGTTTCCACGGGGCGCAAGAAGGAGGAATTGCAGACGCTTGCCATGGATATCGCGCGCAAGGAGGCCCTGACCAAGCTCAAAGAGGCCGTCGATGCCATCAAGGCCAATACCGAGGACGTCGGCACGAAATTCCCGGAAGAGGCCCGCAAGATCCACTATGGCGAGGCGGACGCGAGAGGCATCATCGGCAAGGCGACGCCGGATGAGGCGCAGGCGCTGGTCGAAGAGGGCATCGAGATCGCCGCTATCCCGGTATTGCCGGACGACATCAACTGA